The Ziziphus jujuba cultivar Dongzao chromosome 3, ASM3175591v1 region atttagacactattgtttaaatatatataaaaatataaaataattttatacaatattCTTAATACTTAAAATACCCATAATATATACAATACCAATAAAGCCAAAAACACgtttttttataaataggtTACATATCAAATATTATTCCATGAAAATTTATAGTTGCAAATTGATAATGAATTATAATGTTTTTGAATGAAACTGATAATCatgaaaattctaaattttttttttaatcataatgtATTAGAAATGTTCAATTGTacatttttgaaattgtttaaaatgttCACCTTAAAAACCTTCgattacatattttttatataattaaaatgttcgaatatatatttctcatgaatatatttgaaatgttgCTTCAGTGAAAAAGTTCACTTGATTTTAATTGAAGTGCTAATGGTAAAAGTTGGTGATTACACTTACCATTTGGAAAGCTATGTGTCAATGACTAatggtaattttaaaattgtatttatcatttttaactcttatgaaaaaaaaaaaaaactttaactcTCTAATACTAAATgctaaaaaaagaacaatatcaattttaaatttaatttaaccaaaatttaaCATTAGTATTTcagtagaaaattttaaaaaatagcaatgctaaattttaaattttattttaatcaatttatcgTTTCCATACTACATTTAACAAGGCtatcttttccatttttcaaagaaataggGTAATTGCGATACTTAGTGCCAAATTTTGACACTTCCAATTGTAAAAgtcaaaatgataaaattggAGGTGCTTTAATGCTTTTCTCTTCGCAAATAGACCACACGATAAAAATTTGGCTTCTTATCACCGCTGACCCACCCTTTGTTTTTTACACTTcgatccttctttttttttttttttttttttttcctatcctAAAGCTTTGGTTTtaaacttgaaatttttttatacaatcaTTTcaccaattatttatttatttatttatttttatttatctacgTTAAACTGTGAGGTAATGTAATGCACTTactacaataataaaataacaaaattacaaaaatagataataaaaaaaaagttaaaacaataaagtgccaaaaaaaaaaaaagaatcaaaattctgaaaaaaaataaatctggtATTGCATTGAAGgtttttatcattatcattatatttttttttttgaaacaaattacTTAATTACAAACTATCCAAAATTCTCAGTATCAAGTATGATTCGATCCATGCTCTAGTGGAATAGATAAAAATGCTCAACCATTGAATGACTCGACCTATATTTTTGTGGATATAGATAGAAATGCTTAACTATTGAAATCAatcctcttcatcatcattatcattattatatatatatatatatacagtccgtttatggtgcggacAGTTCTCATGCGGactatagtattggtgacggtttttcatagtattaaagacgatttcttagaaaatcgtcaccaatactatgaaaaaccgtcaccaatactgtggtcagCATGAAGACCATCAGCACCATAGACGAACTAACAGTAACATGGTTTTTATTCAATAAAGCATCATAGGACATAACATTGATGTTTATAATCCTATGACTATTTATCACCacgaaaaccaaaaagaaaaaaaatttattcattagatttattataataaacaGAGCAACCATTGGATGTCCtataataaaatttctaaatatcTGTCACTAAAAAGACTAATAAACTACCATGGTTACATAAATGTTATATCGTCCAGTGTTATTATTGTCAATGGTAAAATCGATGCTAATTAAATTGTCATATCAGCTGAATTTTGCATatgacaaattaaattttttttccaaaattttgttgttcatatttttttattttgtctccATTCATCAATTTCCATGCGAGTTGTTTACAAAGTCAATTAGACGACCTAATCATGGTATAatattccataaaaataaaagatggaTGGATCATTCATCTCTAACCCAGTGCATGTTTCTGTATAGCAATTTAATCAATTCTTCATTTCCATTTTCATGGTTTCTAATTATTCTTGAAAACTAGAAACTTGAAAAGAGCTTAATTTGGTTTTCTCATCAAATAAGTTAAACAAAAATCAGAGATCAAAAAATGGAGATTAGCATGTTTCTTGGTGATTGGATTGCCCCAAATATTACTGACTTGCCCAGAGGGCATCACGCTAATGGGAGAAGTGTTTATACTTATATTTCATTTCAGCATTTTCTTCTTGTGCAAAATGAAATTGTTCACTAATTTTGTCCTTTGCTATTttgcatttttcaaaacttacatattttacaatttaatttaaaataattaaaggatTAAAGttgcaaaataatttaaaatttaagaatcaaaataccaaaaaaataaaataaaaaagaaatcagatatcaaaatataaaagctTAATAATCAAGGAGCATAATTGCTAAAAACCttaaaattatcctaattaaTTACTAAAGAACCCCCTCATACACTTCAGCATTAGctttattataaagaaaataattggtCATTAAGATTCTGGAATCACTTTGCCTGCTTTGTATCTCTTATATATatccaaggtttaaaatattttatattttctcgatattttcattttttaaagggatcgaaataaaatttaagttcgacataaaaatagataaaatttccataatatccattgaaattttcaaaattttggcaaaatttctatggaaatttctataaaatatctacatcaaatccttaacgatttgattaaaaaatctataatttccataaaattttcactgaaatttaaaaaaatcagatatttttaattttttttataaaaaattcataaatattattgatatttagtaaacctttttatcaaattaactttatttataattttttaccctttaattgctttttagatatttaatgatataaaaaaaatggaatgaattgaattaaataacgttaataagttctacttatttattgaatatcgataaagcaaaaatataaaaattgtgaattatatttttgaaccttgaaaatctttatatttgaaactataatggaagatgatgatgaaaaggACAATTAAATGTACCAATTGATTAGAGATGtttatttagatgatcatgaaggGAATCCTgattcaaaaattgatcaacAAGTTGCAAAAGAgggaataaatgttcaaaaaatgattgctaaagaaataaattctaatagtagtgattcatttcaaaggcttatgagagagccaactagaactactagtgcttcagctccattaggtggtacacattcacaatttgaaaCTCTTACTAGTCAGTTTAGCTCTAGTGGTGATGgagataacttcaataaattatataaattagaagttagaagaggTAGTGGTCAAAGGAAATCACCAAGTCAAGAAGTTGCATTAAGCCCATTTattggtgaacaatattacacacatgcaacacaagataAAGATCATGGGAGTAAAGATGCAGGTAAGGATTTGATGTCgttggaaaagactatatatataaagaaaaatctataataGAGATGTCACAATAAAaagaagattcaatttttacTGAAATTTGGATCTATGAGGATTGGAAGTAATTTTCATAATCCTTATTCAAAATTTGGATCTATGAGGATTGGAAGTAATTTTCATAatccttattcaatggatatgtATGGAGTAttatcaagtagcaactcatgggtaccatctcaaactcaaccatcagagagtagtagttatgcacatagtcaaccaataatgcaagatctatatagttggcatattaataattatatgcaaaattattagggagatacattttttcataactacttcttatatttcacatctcaaaatcaaaattagaaagaaaCTGATGATTTTAAACCACCGAAAAattctatgtggtattaagatggtatttatgaactacaatgtaattgtaataattgttttatatgttttagttaataaataattttatcgtatatgtattttttgatatatttttattaataataattcatctatggtcATTAATACTTATTAAAATTCGATTCattaagaagaatataacatccattcaatattttaacaagttttataattaatttgataatcaatggattaaatatctaattttaaagtttcaataaaaattttcactttttaaaacaaatttccatcatattttataattttttatcgacaTTCGATATTTTCCGATATTTCCAGGGAAATTTACGTATTTTAAACTTTCggtatttccatcgatatcgattttttgaactatttatatatctacatacctataaaaaactttcattttttttccattttttttttgaagaaagaaaatcatggaaaaattgaaattaccaaGTTGCCGGACGTGTCCATTTCTTGGAAATAAGCAAAGCTAATATTGGAAAAATTCCCTGCTAACTCTAAAACTTGATCAACAATATTGCCCTTCATATCCAAACACTGATCCCTCTGATTCACCATGGTAATCGCAATAAGGCAATCAGtttttctcaatatatatatatatatatatatgtatattagccATCGAATTATCATCTTAACGAGTTGCAATAATGCGACAGATATATTAACAGTAACATGGTTTTTTACAATAAAGCATTACAGGACATAAGATTACTGTTCATTATTTATTagctttattataataaatagcGCAACCATTGGATGTTGTCCTAcattaaaatttctaaataatttatCGTCAAAAAGACTAATAAACTATCATGGTTACATAAATGTTATATTGTcgattattattgtttatcacTAGCAAAACTGATGCTAATTAAAATTGTCATATCAGCTGAATTGGCATATTAAATATTTCTACAAAGTTATTTATTATCAGAAATGAAATATTGCGGtccatctttttttcttttgtctccATTTATCATTTCCACGCGAGTTGTTTCCCAAGTCAATTAGACGACTTAGTCATGGTATAATGTTCCATGAAAAATGAATGATGGATGGACCATTCATCTATAAACCTATGCTTGTTTCTAGATAACAACTTAATTCTTTGATTTCCATTTTTCATGGTTTCTCAATATCCTTGTAAAactaaaaacttgaaaaagcttATCTTGGTTTTCTtatcaaaattaagttaaaaCATAAATCAGAGTTCAGAAAATGGAGATTACCATGTTGCCAAAAGATTGCATCTCCCACATAATTTCCTTCACATCTCCAAGGGATGCTTGCAGCTTTTCAATGGTGTCTCCTTTCCTCAGATCAGCCGCGGATTCTGATGCGGTGTGGGAATGTTTTTTGCCGCCGGATTATAAGGAGATTCTTTCCAAGACAGCTTTAGCTTCACCCATGGATTCCATGTCAAAGAAGGAACTTTATTTTCATCTCTGTGAACATCCTGTGGTCATTGACAATGGTAACTTGGTAAGTAAAACCCACTTGGAATATTAGTTTTTTGGTAACAAATTTGGTGTTGCTTTTCAATGGTTTTTGCTGCAAGAAATACACTTAGGGAGATACACATTCTGcactttattatattatgaattttaaagGAGCATATGATCACCAAGTTGTTATTCATATATTatcatatgatttttttttttaaaaaaaaaaaaagaaaaaagaagaagaagaaaagaaatggaaaaatctTCCTTTTTACATGGTTTTCATGAAAAGGTGAACTCAAACATAGTTGAAAATATGCTTAACATGTGAACTCAAACATAGTTGAAAACATGCTTAATATACTTTTACAAGGCACGAGATCATTCTTTTGCTCTGTTTTTTAACAGAAAGAGATTTACTTACCTAGTTTGGTGCATCTAATAAAAATTGGATTGTCATTCATATTGGGGTTAATGAGGAATTGATTAAGGCATGCTTGAATTTGCTAGATCTATATCTGTTCCCTTGTTAAAAGACAATAATTCGGGCTAGAAATCTTAAAAATTGAATGAAACTCATAACTTTACtgttttttaatacaaataatGTTTAAAATACAAAGCAGAACTATGGTTTTAGGACCATTTCATAGATTGACCAATAATtcatcaaaaatcatatatttggtttCGTGATTTAACCAATAACATCTTCTTTTGCCCGCTGCTTTGTGCTATAtagtatgtgtgtgtgtgtgtgtgtgtgtgtgacatGCATAAAATGATGTTAACAACTGCTTTGTTTGGCACAGGGTTTCGGAATAGATAGAGAAAGTGGAAAGAAATGTTACATGTTAGGAGCAAGAAGGCTACACATTATATGGGGAGATACACAAACTTATTGGCAATTGATATCTCTACCAGATTCTAGGTAATATAAGCTTTCACATATTTCCATTCAATAATTCTATGGCTATGGCCTATAAGCTCTTTTTACACCATTGGTTTTCAAATCGTGATTATAAAACTAGTCCGGTATCaatgcaaaaaatgaaaaagcgtACCTTAATTCATGGACAGGTTCTCTGAAGTGGCTGAACTGATGGAGGTATGGTGGCTTCATATCTTCGGACAGTTGGAAACAAAAGTTTTGTCTTTGGATACAACTTATGTAGCATATTTTGTCTACAAGTTTGCAGAGAGCAGATATGGGTTCCAAGAAAAACCAGTAGAATTGGAAGTCTATTTTGAAGGACAAGAGGTCCATGGAGGTACACGGTGCTTGTTCCTAGACACTCCAATAGATATGCCACAAATGTCTCATTTAAGAAGAGATGGGTGGATGGAGATTGAGATGGGTGAGTTTTTCAATGCTCATGGACAAGATTTCAAAGTGAATTTCTGTTTAAAGGAGATTGATAACTACAACAGAAAGTTTGGACTACTTGTGGAAGGAATTGAGTTTAGGCCTAAATATTAGGGTACTTAAAAATTAGTAACTATATCTAAGGGCAATGTAGTGTTTGGTTGTGAATAGGATAATGGGTTTTTGTGCCAATTCTATTTTTTAAGCGTTCGGTTGTGAATAGGATAATGGGTTTTTGTGCcaattctattaatttttattttttattttttattttttatttttttatagcgACGCGAAGCCAGGCATTGTTTTAGTGAAATATATGGTATTTAAATGTCATGTTCGTTATATTAATAGATGAGGCTCTCaatgggggccaaaaaaaaaaatgttgtttttatttaatttgagtGGTAATCACAAAAGTTGATATGGATATTTATTATCGGAGAGTTCAATGCTAATGTAATGAcaatattaaaattgattttatcattAGAGATGCTTTAAAtgctaaaaaaatgaaaaaatcaaattgtaaattattttactcgaattttaacattatcatttcaataaaaaaaaatctaatttggtcaaagaaaattttctgaaaaataGCAATGCTaaagtatataatttatttttaacccatatatttattattcacaGACTACATTTGACAATTCCATCTTTTACATTCTGAAAAGAAATGAGTGCCAAATTTTGGGCCGTGCCAAATTTTGACACGTCCTATTATAAAAGTCCAAATCACAAGCCTGGAGATACTCAAGGCTTCTCTCTTAGCAAATAGGCCCCATGATAAAAAATTGGGTTTTTTATCACCTATGTCCCTTTAATTATTAAGCTTTCCCACTTTAGctcctaattttttttacacTTCGATTCTTGAATTTAATTGatccttttatcatttttttatctacttttttAGCAATTCTAATGTAACGGctttatcaaaacaataaaataaggaaattacaAAAATCTTTTATGGGTGAATcatgaaattacaaaattaaacaatctaaaagtgataaaaaaacaataatttaagagACAATATGGCATACTTCTGATcggatttaaattttaataccaTTCTATAATCCACACACTAGTATGATATTGCCTGTTTTGAATCTAATCCGCACAATATTGTTTTAGGCCAAGCTAAATTTTTTGACCAAAGGACCTCATATTGGtagaaaaaatgtttatatttatatatcactTCACCGTTTTTTTCTTGAGCAATATATGAAATTGTTCACTAATCTTGTTTTGCCCAAATTGTTTACGGATCTTGCCTAGCAAATTCAATCAGAAAAAACACATAACActgtaaaatttatatgaaatattagAGTATTGAAGATGAACAAATTTGGGGATATATATACAGGGAGAGGCTATCATCAGGTCCGTCTTGATCCTTTTATATGCGGTCTAAAAACGTATGTTTATTCTCTGCCTTTATATTAAAACCAACGGCTCAAAAATTTCCTCCCAAAAATGCTCTCTCACGTGCCCACAATCTTCCCTTCCCTTCCTCTTGTCGGCCGTTCCAGCAGCCACAACCATCCACCTGAAAGTCTCGAtgtattttacaaaattaataaccaAGCTTCACCGTAGCTTCCTATTCTCTTGGATTTGACTAGATTTGCATCCCCCACCGTTCGACAAAGCCGTTGTTCAGCCCAGACCACCACCATTCAgcatttcctttccttcccttcctCTTATCCTCTACATTTTTAAGGTAAAATTAAACaacttaaacaatttttttaagccAAGTCCTTTCCTAAACAACCTTTTAAAAAACGACAACCACTGCCCTTCACCCAAGCTTCCTTTTCTCCTGtattttacaagaaaaattaaattttgataaacaacTTTTTGAAAGTAAAGCAAAGAAAAGGAATAAATCTTTTTCTGCTTGGTGGGTTTTCATGGCTGAAAATTGTTAGGTTTTCTTCCTGACTTTTGTCATTTGGGACCAAAAcatagaaaacccaaaaaaaagataaagacgACGGTGACCAAGTTTATATAGATGGGAGGTTATTGCTCTGTTCGTTGTATAGCAAGAATATAGGAAAATTTTGAactaaaaaattcttttttttttttttaaaaagacccatggaaggaaaatataaaaagcaaACTTGGCGAAAGAGGAAGGGAAAGAGGTGGATTTTTTTGTGGCTGCTGGAATAGTGGAAgcagaagaggaagaggaagggaAAGCTGTGGGTCAAGTGAGAGAGCATTTTTGGAAGGAAATTTTGAAGTATAATCTGAGCCGTTGGTTTTAATCTAAGGGCGGGGAATTAAAACACGTTTTTGGATTGCATATAAAAGGATGAGGATGGATCTGATGATAGTCTCTCCCTCTATATCCTTTGTCTATACTATAAATGAGAAGTGCTGATGAATTTTTGTCTTTGTTACTATTCAAAATGGTCCAAAAATGACTGGGCTTTCTgcattttgcattttgttttgttttggattttttttttaaattttatttacttttaacaTGCTGTCGTTTATAATAGAGATACCCAAACCTAcatttttgtcattttcctCCCAAGATGGTATGCCAAAGatataatagtaattttttataaattagaaaagaaTGGTGCAGTGTCAGAGAGTAAAACGCTTTTGAGGAGAAGGTGTATCTCCGGTATGGGAAGGATTCTGCAAAGTTAAGGGAGGGGTGTACTAGGGTATGTGTTGTATTGATTCTTGCGATGGGGAAGGTGTCCTTCCGTATTGTTTTGGTTTGCTCCTTAAGGTGTGAAGCTGAGACCTCAAAAAATTATCAGAGTTAAACTCGGATACAGTGATGAGAATGTCAAGAAGCAACAGAaacgaggaggaggaggagaaagaAAGGCCATACAAGAAGAACGCACTAACTTTTACTTCATTCTTCACGGCTAGAACCAGGgtagcttcattttttttttaaaaatttttttacttaataTATGAACCCTTTGGTCTTTGTCTTTGGAAAAACTCcttatctctttttctttctctttctcaataTTCTCTGTTCCAGCTTCTCATCGAATCCTCATCCCCACcgcacacaaaaaaaaaaaaaaaaaagaacgaaaaagaaaatgtcTTCCCTGAACAAGCTCTAGGGGATGGATTTTGGTCTTTTTTactattcaaaatatattatataaatatgagtGATAGGAAATTGCTTTAAGGCTTTCCCTTCCTCGACTCCGTGTGAGCTCCTCTTGGCCATTGTCGAGCACAGTGAGCGTAGACTTGAACAGGTATCTCTGATTAAAGAAGAACCGCTCCACAAATCTCCTCTTAGATTTGATTGGAGAACAGAACAACATTAGGTATTGTCTCTCCCTCTCCTCCACTTTTCTCTCTTCCTTCTTTTATGTTTCTTCAATTTTAAACTTAGTTATATTCATTTCTTCCTTTTATCTCTCACATAAagctttcttttatttcttggtcattttaatttttatttatttatttttttccctctctctctctctctctctcccctaaGGATCGGCAAGGCTTGAtgattttacaaagaaaataataataataataataataataataactaaaaaaaaaaaaaagagacagagTCACAGAATAGAGAGGAAGAGGGTTGTGACTTGGAAGAGAGAGTTTGTAGAGCGTGTCAATTGGAAACCCCTGGTCTTGGCCGGGAGCGATTAAGATCTCTGGCATTTTGAATtccattttatactttttatccAAAAACAATCCAAGCCATGTCGTGGGAGAGATCTAGAAGAGGCACTTTGCCTCCTGCTCAAGAGGTACACTAACCTTCTACAATTAATTTCTCTTCCTCCTCAGATTAACGTTTCAGTTTTTGTATTTGGTTCCCGAGAAGactaaaaaaccaaaatatctgattttatgtttttgtgggATGGGgctaaagtttttatttttatttttattattttattttgcgaGCCAAATATTGAGTGAAACAAAAATTTATGGAGTTCTATATTTTGCTTACTAAACTATAAATGAAAATTCCTAACATTATAAGTATGCTGaatttcttccccccccccccccccaaaaaaaaaaaaaaagatatttgataGCTGTTAAATGGTGCGTAGTTTTTACATTGGATTTGGTTAGTGGTTAAATGGAACATGCTTGAATTCTTATGGATGATGGCAGAAAAATGATCAAGTAAGCTGCCTTGGGTTTATGGGATATCGAAGTAACACAAAAGATGGCTCATTTTGtaacttttctttgttttgtgttgCAATTCTTAAACACAATCTCtgtttaagtttgatttttgagtTTCAGAGAATGATGATTAAttccaattattaatttttgtggaTCTTAATCATTATGGCAACTAAATATCCGAAAATACTCAAAAGACAGTGAAGTTTTTCTTGCAACAAATCTCGTTATTTTGATTAGCAAGCATGATCCTCAATCATAATGTAGcatgtttttgcttttaaatgCGGCATATTGACAAATGAGCAAAAGTTGTCGAATGGGGTAATTGCTATGGGACTCAACAAATGTACAAATCGATCAGTGCAAggtataatcattttttttttctgttttattcttGTCCTGTTCATTTAGATCAAAACTCTATCTTATGTTTCACACCTgagatgaaaaatataattccaTTGATTATAAATTCTTCATGCACAATTAATTAGTGTGTttttaaaggggaaaaaagccCAGTAGTTGTTAGTTACTATCATATATGTAGATGAAAGTCTGTCCTTAGGATTTCATAATAGTCATTTTTGTTCTATGTAACAAgctatctttatttttaatttaggtATACACCACTGATGAAAATCGTGCATGCTTTATTGCAGATATGTATCTGCGCAGA contains the following coding sequences:
- the LOC107422521 gene encoding F-box protein PP2-B11-like, whose amino-acid sequence is MEITMLPKDCISHIISFTSPRDACSFSMVSPFLRSAADSDAVWECFLPPDYKEILSKTALASPMDSMSKKELYFHLCEHPVVIDNGNLGFGIDRESGKKCYMLGARRLHIIWGDTQTYWQLISLPDSRFSEVAELMEVWWLHIFGQLETKVLSLDTTYVAYFVYKFAESRYGFQEKPVELEVYFEGQEVHGGTRCLFLDTPIDMPQMSHLRRDGWMEIEMGEFFNAHGQDFKVNFCLKEIDNYNRKFGLLVEGIEFRPKY